Proteins from a single region of Mycobacteriales bacterium:
- the msrB gene encoding peptide-methionine (R)-S-oxide reductase MsrB has product MATPEPTDEHWREKLSPEQYSVLREGGTERAFSGEYVDTDEAGVYRCAACHTPLFSSTTKFHSGSGWPSFTDPMNPANVELIADNSHFMRRTEVRCATCGGHLGHVFDDGPRDRGGMRYCINSLALDLAREAEPATG; this is encoded by the coding sequence ATGGCCACACCCGAGCCCACCGACGAGCACTGGCGCGAGAAGCTGAGCCCGGAGCAGTACTCGGTGCTGCGCGAGGGCGGGACGGAGCGGGCGTTCAGCGGGGAGTACGTCGACACCGACGAGGCCGGCGTGTACCGCTGCGCCGCGTGTCACACGCCGTTGTTCTCCTCGACGACGAAGTTCCACTCCGGCAGCGGCTGGCCGAGCTTCACCGACCCGATGAACCCGGCGAACGTCGAGCTGATCGCGGACAACTCGCACTTCATGCGGCGCACCGAGGTGCGCTGCGCCACCTGCGGCGGCCATCTCGGCCACGTTTTCGACGACGGTCCACGCGATCGGGGCGGGATGCGGTACTGCATCAATTCGCTGGCCCTCGACCTTGCTCGGGAAGCGGAACCGGCAACCGGGTAG